A single region of the Pan troglodytes isolate AG18354 chromosome 22, NHGRI_mPanTro3-v2.0_pri, whole genome shotgun sequence genome encodes:
- the LOC107970210 gene encoding keratin-associated protein 20-2 — protein MCYYSNYYGGLRCGYGGLGGGYGCGCGYGHGYGGLGCGYGRGYGGYGYGCCRPSCYGRYWSCGFY, from the coding sequence ATGTGCTACTACAGCAACTACTATGGTGGTCTGCGTTGTGGCTATGGAGGCCTGGGCGGTGGCTATGGCTGTGGCTGTGGTTATGGCCATGGCTATGGAGGCCTGGGCTGTGGCTATGGCCGTGGCTATGGTGGCTATGGATATGGCTGCTGCCGCCCATCTTGCTATGGAAGATACTGGTCCTGTGGCTTCTACTGA
- the LOC100614889 gene encoding keratin-associated protein 20-3: protein MSYYGNYYGGLGYGYDCKYSYTSGFGAFRILDCGYRCGCGGVWI from the coding sequence ATGAGCTACTATGGCAACTACTACGGAGGACTGGGCTATGGCTATGACTGTAAATATAGTTATACCTCTGGCTTTGGTGCCTTTAGAATCCTGGACTGTGGCTACAGATGTGGCTGTGGTGGGGTATGGATTTGA